In Acholeplasma equirhinis, the following proteins share a genomic window:
- the mutM gene encoding DNA-formamidopyrimidine glycosylase: MPELPEVETNRKILEEKVGKKTIDKVVVYYRPIVSNDFAFEEKLQNQTIHSISRRAKYLIFNLDQYKLISHLRMEGKYMLNEARNPKHTHVEFYFTDGTVLSYHDTRKFGRFELIDINEEESFFRHKKLAKDPNQLELNDIVTSIQKSQKTIKEILLDQQIIGGIGNIYANEILYRAKIHPSKRGFLLDQREIDEILKITKEVMDQAVLLGGSTIDTFETLGHKGSFQEHLMVHGKKGEPCQRCGTPIEKVMLKGRGTYYCPTCQKSKVIAITGGIATGKSEATKYLLKKGFKVFDSDQTVKTLYQDPKFSKMVGKKFNTLNEDGTLNKALLRNLIFENKSKRKMLEKMIHPKVFEMIETFKKENFDHLIFLDIPLLFETGYQGYDVSFMVTTTKKLQIERLMARDHVSEEDAIISIKSQISLTKKEKLSDYVIKNNGTLKSLYQQIDDCLMNF, translated from the coding sequence ATGCCAGAGTTACCTGAGGTTGAAACAAACCGAAAAATATTAGAAGAGAAAGTCGGTAAAAAGACCATTGATAAAGTGGTCGTTTACTATCGCCCAATTGTCTCTAATGATTTTGCGTTTGAAGAAAAACTACAAAATCAAACCATTCATTCAATCTCTCGTCGTGCAAAATACTTAATCTTTAATTTAGATCAATATAAACTCATTTCACACCTCCGTATGGAAGGAAAGTACATGCTGAATGAGGCAAGAAATCCAAAACATACACATGTTGAATTCTATTTTACAGATGGCACAGTACTTTCCTATCATGACACCAGAAAGTTTGGTCGATTCGAATTGATTGATATAAATGAAGAAGAAAGTTTCTTCAGACATAAAAAACTCGCTAAAGATCCAAATCAATTAGAATTAAATGATATTGTTACAAGTATTCAAAAGAGTCAAAAAACAATTAAAGAAATACTACTTGATCAACAAATTATTGGTGGTATTGGTAATATCTATGCCAATGAAATATTATATCGTGCAAAAATTCATCCATCCAAGAGAGGATTCCTTCTTGACCAGAGAGAAATCGATGAGATTCTAAAGATAACAAAAGAAGTCATGGATCAAGCGGTCTTACTTGGTGGGTCAACAATTGATACCTTTGAGACTTTAGGTCATAAAGGTAGTTTCCAAGAACATCTTATGGTGCATGGAAAAAAAGGTGAACCTTGTCAAAGATGTGGTACACCGATTGAAAAGGTTATGTTAAAAGGTAGAGGTACATATTATTGCCCTACATGTCAAAAATCTAAAGTGATCGCAATTACTGGTGGTATTGCAACTGGTAAGAGTGAAGCTACTAAATACTTACTTAAAAAAGGATTTAAAGTCTTTGATAGTGATCAAACAGTTAAAACACTCTATCAAGATCCGAAATTTTCAAAAATGGTTGGTAAAAAGTTTAATACTTTGAATGAAGATGGTACACTAAATAAGGCTCTTTTAAGAAATCTAATATTTGAAAATAAATCAAAACGTAAAATGTTAGAAAAAATGATTCATCCAAAAGTGTTTGAGATGATTGAAACATTTAAAAAAGAAAACTTTGATCATCTTATCTTCCTAGATATTCCACTCTTATTTGAAACGGGTTATCAAGGATATGATGTTTCATTTATGGTTACAACAACCAAAAAGCTACAAATTGAAAGACTTATGGCAAGAGATCATGTATCAGAAGAAGATGCAATAATTTCCATCAAATCTCAAATAAGTTTAACTAAAAAAGAAAAACTTTCCGATTATGTCATTAAGAATAATGGCACATTAAAATCACTCTATCAACAAATTGACGATTGTCTAATGAATTTTTAA
- a CDS encoding DnaD domain protein produces the protein MKARQTFTIMSQSALSSDEWKVLGLLYQPLMGTLAFSLYHTFYHLLNQKNYRSEVFTHQFLSDLLNEKYDKLKDAKDRLEALNLLSTYQDQEHFVYQLKTPLSPRGFFKDTVLGQFLATELGNKVFDQLQAIFKVEKMSLDNFEEITKNFDDVFNFVASNDYEDTSMYLGKRNNVGVKIAEQINYDTFVSKLPERLKKPILTSNKTQETVQKLVFVYQLSIDDMVEVYTQTAEKDGLIDLGRLSFNAQLFYSNKKKDIPVVATKQEINGNGNQIHYLKTVSPVRIIENYVKNDYQLMATDTVMQLMERKQVEIGVINALLLHILKRKNGDLPHINYLEKVLETWMTKGIKTTEDAYNEILNNEQATGKPYNGKKQNNNPEWVEAYLRELDNLEEEL, from the coding sequence ATGAAAGCAAGACAAACATTTACAATTATGTCACAATCCGCATTATCTTCTGATGAATGGAAGGTTTTAGGATTGTTATATCAACCATTAATGGGTACATTAGCATTTTCGCTATATCATACTTTTTATCATCTTTTAAACCAAAAGAATTATCGTAGTGAAGTCTTCACACATCAGTTTTTATCGGATTTATTAAATGAAAAATACGATAAATTAAAAGATGCAAAAGATCGTCTTGAAGCACTGAATTTACTTTCAACTTATCAAGATCAAGAACACTTTGTCTATCAATTGAAAACTCCACTTTCCCCTAGAGGTTTTTTCAAAGATACAGTCTTAGGACAATTTCTAGCAACTGAACTTGGTAATAAAGTCTTTGACCAACTGCAAGCTATCTTTAAAGTAGAAAAAATGAGTTTAGATAATTTCGAAGAAATTACTAAAAACTTTGATGATGTATTTAATTTTGTTGCAAGTAATGATTATGAAGATACTTCAATGTATCTTGGTAAACGTAACAATGTTGGTGTGAAAATTGCAGAACAAATCAACTATGATACCTTTGTATCTAAACTTCCAGAACGCTTAAAGAAACCAATTTTAACATCGAACAAGACACAAGAAACAGTTCAAAAACTTGTCTTTGTTTATCAGTTATCTATTGATGATATGGTTGAAGTTTATACACAGACAGCTGAAAAAGATGGTTTAATTGATTTAGGACGACTCTCATTTAATGCGCAACTATTCTATTCCAATAAGAAAAAAGATATTCCAGTTGTTGCAACAAAACAAGAGATTAACGGAAATGGCAATCAAATTCATTATCTTAAAACTGTTTCACCTGTTAGAATCATCGAAAACTATGTTAAGAATGATTACCAATTAATGGCAACTGATACTGTGATGCAGTTAATGGAAAGAAAGCAGGTTGAAATTGGGGTCATTAACGCCTTACTTTTACATATCTTAAAACGTAAGAATGGTGATTTACCACATATTAATTATCTTGAAAAAGTCTTAGAAACATGGATGACCAAAGGTATTAAAACAACTGAAGATGCATATAATGAAATATTAAATAATGAACAAGCAACCGGTAAACCATATAATGGTAAGAAACAAAACAATAACCCTGAATGGGTAGAGGCATACTTAAGAGAGTTAGACAATTTAGAAGAGGAGCTTTAA
- the thrS gene encoding threonine--tRNA ligase: MIKITFPDGSIKEFNKGISPLQIAESISISLAKKVVAAKFNGHLIESNRGLLEDGSLILLTAKDKESLDVLNHSAAHLMAQAIKRLYPNAKFGVGPAIEEGFYYDVDFGDDIFSDAKLPELEKVMAELAKADFKIERKEVSFEEAQELFKNDAYKLELIEQFKADGLTVYSQGDFTDLCRGGHVPSTSYIKNFKLLSLAGAYWRGDVKNKQLTRIYGTAFFTPEELAKHLEILEERKARDHRKLGKELDLFMVNNDVGSGLPFWLPKGATVRRLIERYIVDKEIELGYLHVYTPIMANVEFYKRSGHWDHYHENMYPPIDLGDGEMLVLRPMNCPHHMMIYKKDLHSYRELPIRIAELGMMHRYEKSGALSGLQRVREMTLNDAHIFVRPDQIEEEFKRVVNLIIEVYKDFKIKDFSFRLSYRDPENTEKYFDDDEMWQNAEAKLKQVMDDLGMPYKEAIGEAAFYGPKLDIQVKTALGMEETLSTVQLDFLLPQRFDLTYVGEDGKNDKRPVVIHRGVVSTMERFVAYLIEEYKGAFPLWLAPVQMMLIPVSVDAHGDYVKSLHEKFAKLGIRVESDFRNEKLGYKIREAQTMKVPYQLVIGENEVKEGKVTYREYGQTLQHTVSIEEFIQIFKQRASEKN, encoded by the coding sequence ATGATAAAAATTACTTTCCCAGATGGAAGTATCAAAGAATTTAATAAAGGTATTAGTCCTTTACAAATTGCTGAATCCATTTCTATTTCTTTAGCAAAGAAAGTTGTTGCAGCAAAATTTAATGGACATTTAATCGAATCGAACAGAGGTCTTTTAGAAGACGGTTCTTTAATTTTACTTACAGCAAAAGATAAAGAATCACTTGATGTATTAAACCATAGTGCTGCACACTTAATGGCTCAAGCAATCAAGAGATTATATCCAAATGCTAAGTTTGGTGTAGGTCCTGCAATTGAAGAAGGTTTCTACTATGATGTTGACTTTGGTGATGACATCTTTAGTGATGCAAAATTACCAGAACTTGAAAAAGTGATGGCAGAACTTGCAAAGGCTGACTTTAAGATTGAAAGAAAAGAGGTTTCATTCGAAGAAGCACAAGAACTATTCAAGAATGACGCATATAAATTAGAATTAATTGAACAATTTAAAGCTGATGGTTTAACAGTTTACTCTCAAGGTGATTTTACTGATCTTTGTCGTGGTGGACATGTACCTTCAACAAGTTATATCAAAAACTTTAAATTATTAAGTTTAGCTGGTGCATACTGGAGAGGTGATGTTAAGAATAAACAATTAACTCGTATTTACGGTACTGCATTCTTCACACCAGAAGAGCTTGCTAAACACTTAGAAATCTTAGAAGAAAGAAAAGCTAGAGACCATCGTAAACTTGGTAAAGAATTAGATCTGTTTATGGTGAACAATGATGTTGGTTCAGGTCTTCCTTTCTGGTTACCAAAAGGTGCAACTGTTCGTCGTTTAATCGAACGTTATATCGTTGATAAAGAAATCGAATTAGGTTATTTACATGTTTATACACCTATTATGGCAAACGTTGAATTCTATAAACGTTCAGGACACTGGGATCATTATCATGAAAACATGTATCCCCCAATAGATTTAGGTGATGGTGAAATGTTAGTTCTAAGACCAATGAACTGTCCACACCATATGATGATTTATAAAAAGGATTTACATTCCTATCGTGAACTTCCAATTCGTATTGCTGAACTTGGTATGATGCACAGATATGAAAAGAGTGGTGCTTTATCAGGGTTACAACGTGTCCGCGAAATGACTTTAAATGATGCACATATCTTTGTACGTCCTGACCAAATTGAAGAAGAATTTAAAAGAGTTGTGAATTTAATCATTGAAGTTTATAAAGATTTCAAGATTAAAGATTTCTCATTCCGTCTATCATATCGCGATCCAGAAAACACTGAAAAATACTTTGATGATGATGAAATGTGGCAAAATGCTGAGGCAAAACTTAAACAAGTTATGGATGATTTAGGTATGCCATATAAAGAAGCAATTGGTGAAGCAGCCTTTTATGGTCCAAAACTTGATATTCAAGTTAAAACCGCTTTAGGAATGGAAGAAACACTTTCAACTGTTCAACTTGATTTCTTATTACCACAACGTTTTGACTTAACTTATGTTGGTGAAGATGGTAAGAATGATAAACGTCCAGTTGTTATTCACCGTGGTGTTGTATCAACAATGGAAAGATTTGTTGCATACTTAATTGAAGAATATAAAGGTGCCTTCCCATTATGGTTAGCACCAGTTCAAATGATGTTAATCCCAGTATCTGTAGATGCACATGGTGACTATGTCAAATCATTACATGAAAAATTTGCAAAACTAGGCATCCGTGTTGAATCAGACTTCAGAAACGAAAAACTAGGTTATAAGATTAGAGAAGCTCAAACAATGAAAGTGCCTTATCAACTAGTTATCGGTGAAAATGAAGTTAAAGAAGGTAAAGTGACTTATCGTGAATATGGTCAAACTTTACAACACACAGTTTCAATTGAAGAGTTTATCCAAATCTTCAAACAACGTGCGTCAGAAAAAAATTAA
- a CDS encoding ATP-binding protein encodes MDLTEVKLIVQSDPETKDLNLNESDLLIAYQYILQKQNNTLKGFIPKLVLKPYLHIAYVPTKEKLNEEVTNKLKANLEVFESDTYIADANLNDFIVDDEQHEKAMKFVDEFLKEPKKFQRGLYLYGPYGTGKSYFLQGLAKELTKRFVNVVYTFVPDLTRSLKASMGTPDLEKKLNLLKRCDVLILDDLGGENITQWFRDEVLLPVLHYRLSAELTVFVSSNYDLKQLAQMMQLNNEDMTIQSARIIKRIQTLTKTLKFDKRFKND; translated from the coding sequence ATGGACTTAACTGAAGTTAAATTAATCGTTCAAAGCGACCCCGAAACTAAAGACTTAAATTTAAATGAGTCTGATCTTTTAATTGCGTATCAATATATCTTACAAAAACAAAACAATACCTTAAAAGGTTTTATTCCAAAACTAGTTTTAAAACCTTATTTACATATTGCATATGTTCCAACAAAAGAAAAACTTAATGAAGAAGTAACAAACAAACTTAAAGCAAACTTAGAAGTCTTTGAATCAGATACCTATATTGCAGATGCAAATTTAAATGATTTTATTGTTGATGATGAACAACATGAAAAAGCAATGAAATTTGTGGATGAATTTTTAAAAGAACCTAAAAAATTTCAAAGAGGTTTATATTTATATGGCCCTTATGGCACTGGTAAAAGTTACTTTTTACAAGGGCTTGCTAAAGAATTAACCAAAAGATTTGTAAATGTTGTATATACGTTTGTACCGGATTTAACAAGAAGTCTTAAAGCATCTATGGGTACACCAGATTTAGAAAAGAAGTTAAATTTACTTAAGCGTTGTGATGTTTTAATTCTAGATGATTTAGGTGGAGAAAATATCACGCAATGGTTTAGAGATGAAGTTTTATTACCTGTACTTCATTACAGATTAAGTGCTGAATTAACTGTTTTTGTTTCATCAAATTATGACTTAAAACAACTTGCACAAATGATGCAACTCAATAATGAAGATATGACGATTCAAAGTGCAAGAATTATTAAGAGAATTCAAACTTTAACAAAAACACTTAAATTTGACAAAAGGTTCAAAAATGATTGA